In Melitaea cinxia chromosome 11, ilMelCinx1.1, whole genome shotgun sequence, a genomic segment contains:
- the LOC123658056 gene encoding uncharacterized protein LOC123658056 yields the protein MEDHRTVTKLLSVNAFMATIDLKEAYFLVPIAKSCRKYLCFAFDGKIYHFNVLPYGLSVAPRIFTKIMKEVMNHLRSKGYRSVIYLDDILCIGDTFSECVRNVTETLNLLERLGFVVNWEKSMLLPQQNCRFLGFTFNTVEMSLGLPVDKRNKISKLINIYLTLPKCTIREFSQLIGVLVAACPAIKYGWLYTRSLERAKFLALQQNDDYSTKIKLSKDILPDLRWWNNNITSSNNSLRPQDQFMLEIFSDASKTGWGAFCNGNRVNGGWKDSELSLHINYLELLAVFMGLKCFAKNLSNGSILLRVDNTTAICYINRMGGIQFPHLNDLARSIWQWCEKRNIWLFASYINSQDNIEADQESRKLNIDIEWELSTWAFNNIKETLGTPDIDLFASRVNAKCQRYISWKKDPDAISSPVAPDPYPGSCEALRYAFKHRNVPSVALDLMISSISANTLRQYNVSLKLWWQFCLEQSLNVLDTSIESVITFLTNQFYNGSSYGTINTHRSALSLFLGNHVGSDERIKRLLKGIFKQKPCRPKYITTWNPQVVLDYISQWVPNKTLSLERLTKKVTVLLALCTAHRVQTLSLIKIEDIIKSSDGIKILITDLIKTSSAGKEQPHLYLPFFKENPNICPAMALEDYMYITKDLRPPNTKTLLITYKKPYRKASSQTISRWIKQTLAEGGVDVGVFSAHSTRHASTSAAASAGVCIDVIRRTAGWSESSKTFAKFYNRPISDTVSRTGRLFAESVCQIVTNN from the exons atggaAGACCATAGGACAGTGACTAAACTTCTATCAGTAAATGCTTTTATGGCTACTATTGATCTTAAGGAAGCATACTTTTTAGTCCCCATCGCCAAAAGTTGCCGCAAGTACTTATGTTTTGCTTTTGATGGTAAAATCTATCATTTTAATGTCTTACCATATGGTCTATCTGTTGCTCCacgtatttttacaaaaataatgaaagaagTTATGAATCATCTGAGGTCCAAGGGTTATAGATCTGTTATATACCTTGATGACATTTTATGCATCGGTGATACGTTCAGTGAATGTGTCAGAAATGTCAcagaaacattaaatttattagagcGCTTAGGTTTTGTCGTTAACTGGGAAAAAAGTATGTTATTGCCCCAACAAAACTGCAGGTTCTTAGGATTCACGTTTAATACCGTTGAAATGTCACTAGGCTTGCCCGTAGACAAGAGAAATAAGATCTCTaagttgataaatatttatttaacgttaccAAAATGTACAATTCGAGAATTTTCACAACTAATTGGTGTACTTGTAGCAGCATGCCCAGCTATAAAATACGGTTGGCTATACACACGAAGTCTCGAAAGAGCAAAATTCTTAGCCTTACAACAGAATGATGATTACAGTACAAAAATTAAGCTTTCTAAGGATATTTTACCTGATCTACGATGGTGGAATAATAACATAACTTCGTCTAATAACTCTCTAAGACCACAAGATCAATTTATGTTAGAAATATTCTCAGATGCGTCGAAGACGGGTTGGGGAGCTTTCTGTAATGGAAATCGGGTAAATGGGGGATGGAAAGACAGTGAACTTTCCTTACATATTAATTACCTAGAGCTATTAGCTGTATTCATGGGACTTAAGTGCTTTGCTAAGAATCTTTCAAACGGCTCTATTCTGTTACGTGTAGACAACACAACAGCAATATGCTACATTAATCGAATGGGTGGAATTCAATTCCCACACTTGAATGATCTAGCTAGGTCTATTTGGCAGTGGTGTGAGAAGCGCAATATCTGGTTATTTGCTTCATATATAAATTCTCAAGATAACATCGAAGCTGACCAAGAATCTAGAAAACTTAATATTGATATAGAGTGGGAACTTTCAACATGggcatttaataatataaaggaAACGCTAGGCACACCAGATATTGACTTGTTTGCCTCTCGAGTCAATGCTAAATGTCAACGGTATATATCGTGGAAAAAAGACCCAGACGCA ATCTCTTCACCCGTTGCACCAGACCCTTACCCTGGCAGCTGTGAAGCTCTCCGGTACGCCTTTAAGCACCGCAACGTTCCAAGCGTAGCTCTCGATCTGATGATTTCCTCAATATCAGCAAACACTTTAAGACAGTATAACGTTTCTCTTAAACTTTGGTGGCAGTTCTGTCTGGAACAAAGTCTTAATGTACTAGATACTTCAATAGAATCAGTAATAACATTTCTTACGAATCAATTTTATAATGGTAGTTCATACGGCACTATCAATACCCATCGTTCTGCACTATCGTTATTCTTAGGTAACCATGTAGGCTCCGATGAGAGGATTAAAAGGCTGTTAAAAGGCATTTTTAAGCAAAAACCCTGTCGCCCTAAGTATATTACTACTTGGAATCCCCAAGTAGTACTAGATTACATTTCTCAGTGGGTTCCTAATAAAACCCTGAGCTTAGAACGATTAACTAAAAAGGTGACTGTTCTCTTAGCATTATGCACTGCTCATAGGGTACAAACCTTGTCTCTGATAAAGATTGAAGATATCATAAAATCTTCCGAcggaattaaaatattaataaccgaTCTGATAAAGACGTCTTCAGCTGGTAAAGAACAGCCCCATTTGTACTTACCTTTCTTTAAAGAAAACCCTAATATATGTCCTGCTATGGCTTTAgaagattatatgtatatcacgAAAGATTTAAGACCACCCAATACAAAAACTCttcttattacatataaaaagcCTTATAGAAAAGCATCCTCTCAGACTATTAGCAGATGGATTAAGCAGACATTGGCAGAGGGCGGGGTCGACGTTGGCGTGTTTAGCGCGCACAGCACGCGACACGCGTCCACGTCGGCGGCGGCCTCTGCTGGCGTCTGTATTGACGTAATAAGAAGAACTGCTGGCTGGTCAGAATCTTCCAAAACCTTTGCAAAATTTTATAACCGCCCAATTTCAGATACTGTATCTAGAACAGGCAGGCTATTTGCTGAATCAGTGTgtcaaatagttacaaataattaa